GGCGTCCCTACCCCGAGCACGGCCTCGACGGCGCCGGCTGGGCCGCGTGCGCCCCCCGCCAGATCCGGCTCTCCGACCTGGTCACCACCAAGCGCACGCTGGACCTCGAGGCGCTGCTCGACGAGCACTCCACCTTCTACGGCGACCTGTTCGCCCACGTGGTGCAGTGGCAGGGGCAGCTCTACCTCGAGGACGGGCTGCACCGGGCGCTGCGCAGCGCGCTGCACGGCCG
The Frankiales bacterium DNA segment above includes these coding regions:
- a CDS encoding type II toxin-antitoxin system VapB family antitoxin gives rise to the protein MIFKSVGDGRPYPEHGLDGAGWAACAPRQIRLSDLVTTKRTLDLEALLDEHSTFYGDLFAHVVQWQGQLYLEDGLHRALRSALHGRPVLHARVLDLDDPAVLAGTTATTGGARR